The Oreochromis niloticus isolate F11D_XX linkage group LG18, O_niloticus_UMD_NMBU, whole genome shotgun sequence DNA window ggaaaggaaacagcAGAGTCCAAAGGCATGTCCAGAGAGGAGTTTGAGGAGTACCAGAAGCAGATGGTGGAAGAAAAGTGAGTAAACCTTTGCAGCATTGGATGAAACCGTGAAAAACAGTGCCTTAAAATAATGTTAACAACAGCTAAACTGGATAGCATGTTTACAACTATTCAACAATATGTTTTTTGCACTGAAGACACAAACTAGTggttaacatttttaaatgacaatCTTAGTTTGATGTAAGTGTGAATACTTGTCTGTTACTGTGTGCTTGGACTGGCGGTTTGTCCACAGCATACCCCACCGCTCATCTAATACCAGCTGGGATTAAAATTtatgtaaatgtttaaatgtttaacagtgtgtaatttttaaaaaaagggaaagataCAACTCATGTTAAGCGCAGGCTGTATTACTCATCGCCAGGATTAGTAATACCAGGCTATCGCGTCATGTTTGTTCCAGAGCTGCAGATAAAAGCATATAGCACTGATAAAAAGTGCCTTTCTTAATATTAAAACCCACTCATGAATTACTATTACATTGTGGACCATAGTggcaacatttaaaaagaaagaggtTCGTTTGCATTCCCTGTCAGACACTTGTATGCTGACCAGATCCCAAAAAACTAAATGCGGTGTGGGACAGGTTAGCATTGGTGGGAGGTGGTCTGAAattttcatatgcaaaaaataacaatacaataAACTCTGTAGGTTACAGAATTTGCGTTTAGCATGTAAAGTCCAATGTATTCCTAAGTACAAACAGCCACTTAATTTTGTTTGTAGTAGTTTCCATCATATTCACCCAAATATACAAAACTTGTTACTTTTTGGTGACGCCTTCCTTATGGGCAGAGAATTAGACAGGCTAACCTCCACTTCAATGTAATTAACCCTGCTCTCTTCACATGCACTGGGCATAAGCCAGACTTTAGGGCTACTTTGCCTTTTATTATGAGCTGCATGATCTTAAGACTCATTTTGGACTCAGCTTCTGCCATTATGAGAAAATACTGTCAGTCAGCATTCTCAAACTGTATTGTTTTCTatagtgtgtgggtgtgtattaTGCAGTCTTACTTGTGTGACTACATATGTGACATCAGCGGATGTGAGACAGGCTTATAGTTTAGCTTTAGGTACGGTTTATTCCCTTGAGGCTCAAATTAGCCAGTGAAGCAGATTAAGCTCTGTGTGCAATAACTCGGCACGGTTCGGTTTCAGGAAGCCGCCATTAAACATGTCTGCTAAGCCAGTGCGTTTTAaaacaataattatttaatcaCCTTAAAATCTGAAGTGATGCTAAAGTGTAAGCTAATTTCAACTAAGTGAAAAAAGAAGGTCTTAGGCCAGACTGTATAACAGATTACAGTAATTTTTGATGTATTATTTACTTATTCAAGTGGCAAATGGCAGTTTAGTCTTAATCCAGTTCAGGCAAGTATGGTGGTCAGAAATGCAGGTTACTGGTAATTTAATAAAGGTAAGttcagcaagaaaaaaaaagacatacttgtgtttttcattttattattgttaatttttaaatgtttgtttatttaatttttttaagtggcaAATGATGTTTAACAGGAAAGGAAATAGTAGTGTTCATTTAATTAGGGTAAGTTCCCCAATACTAATTTCATTTAGttggtgttatttttttattgtgatttttttaaagtagatttttgtctttatttaaatgtttatgaatttttaaattcataaacatttaaaaaaaaaaacttttttctttaaagattaTTCAAGCTATATTCTACAACAGGAAGTTGATGGACAACACTGAATAATAATGTTAGTAGAAGTGATTAAAAAATTGGTCTGCATCTTTAATTTATTTAGAATgagtaaaaacaagaaaaacaaacaacaaattacCTAACTAAGCTATACAGGATAAGCTAATAATTTACTTTTTCGAGTTACTGTGATTCTATTTGAGGATGAACTGCATTTAAGTAGCTAAATGCTAATATCGCCTTTGTGTATAAATGGCACAGCAATGGGAGTGAACGAGGTGAAGGAGTGCAGCCCCGGCCAAAACATCAAGTAACCCCGGATTTGTGCCAACCGCTAGCTCTCGGTGCAGCTAATCTTATTAAGCAGGGTCAGGTCTGACATTACTGCACCTACAGTTACAGAAGTGGGCTAATAGCACAAATTACGGTAGTCCGGTGTTTTCAAGGAGGTTAATCTGAAATCAGGAGGTACATAAGTAAAAGTTCTCTTCTATACCCCCTAAGCTAAACCTTACAGTTCAGTGATGTGCATCAGCAAATTGTTTTTACTAAGTACGCAGccttattgttatttttcttaaaaataaatattgacaGACCAATACCTTGTGTGCCTGGAATTTGAATGAATTTTTAATGAATATATTACACCAATGCAAACCaataacaacataaaaaagtttTGTATACTCCAAGTTTCACAAATTCTTGAGTGTAACATTAATGAAACACTCACAGTAACCACCAGAGAGCAAATACTGGGCCACCTACAGGAGCCGCCCACCCATGGAGACCCATGCCATGAAACGCCTGCTGCAGCTTCTGCGATGATTTTAATAACAGAGCAGGCTCCCTATTAGGTTCCTATTAAGTTCTTTAAAATGACTCATTTTCTCACAAGTGTTTATAATggcagactgcatggctagGTGTCTGATTTTATACACATCTGGTAATTGGACTTGGTTTGGACTAAGAGGTGTGATTTAAAACTTTTATGAACAcatagagaagaaaagaaaaaaatcaacagtttttaaatgagttTTTATAAACACAATGTTGGACAAGGGACTAACTGAtagagggtcatatgattgttgggtttttctctgtattattgtagcatttaccttacaatataaagcacctcaaggcgactgttgttgtgatttggcgctgtataaataaaattgaattggagCATATGATGAGCATCAGCTCATCATCATTTAATTTCTTCTAACCAATAACAAACCTCTCTACTTTAGAAAATTCAAAGTCTGTGTCGAGCAGgtattatgtatgtatatatatatatatatgtaaatatgtatATGTAAGTGATGCTGATGTCATAAATGTCATAAATGTTGTGTGCAATTTTTGGCTCTTAAGACATCAAACAGTAACTTTTGATTTGTGAGGTAACAACAAATCTCCATGATTtcaaaacagaatttaaaattttgatcaGTTGTTGTTGTTCGACTTTGTATCAGTCCATCTTAAATTagctgaaatattttttaaactagTACATGCTCATCCGAAAGTACTATTTGGCCTGATTGTACTGTTGGCAAATTGATATACTTAATTACattgagaaaaaaagaggtggtagatcttgtgtgtgtaaataaagGATAAATATTGGAGTGATTGTACAAACATTAGCCTATTATTGTGGCTCTCCTGTAATGCTCTGGTCCTGTTCTGCTGCATAAATGTTGGACTTCAGTGGTGGTTGCCAGGCGACGATATGtcattataaaatattaaatatattgtttttttgtacatAAATTAGATGTTACTGTcattaaatgaaaatgatatgttGCATCATATCTCCATGCATGCTAAAAATGGGTCCCATTAGCCTGTTGATAAGTGGTAGCTTGGCAAATGATTTCAGGGGGCCTGAGATGTTCCTCTACTCCAAGTTTGGTCCCTCAACGTCTGATCACATAGGAAGAGTTTGTGGACAAACAGACAGTCACACAACTACTTAATCCTCACAGATCCACACAAGGTCAAACACAATAGATGAAGGCAGGAAAACAAGAGCCGTGCAGTGAGACTTGCTGATCAGCTTAACAAGATAATGTTTCATACGACAGTCTAATTGACGCAGCTGGCAGTCCTGGCATGTCTGCTTCTGCTAACATTACAGTATTATACATGTGATAACATAATGATATGAAAGGAAATATTTACTTATATTAGATATATTTTAGGGATTCTGAGCATCTTGGAAAATATGAGTCACATCcagattaaaaatgaataaataaataaataaataaaatcagtggCACTGTTTGCGTTGTAACTTGTTCCATTTACTGGCTCACATAAAGTGTGTGCATTTTGCAGGATTCAGCGTGACAAGGACTTTGCAACCAAGAAGGCTGAGAGGGCAAATCTCCGAGTGGCTTTAAGAGATAAATATCGACTTCCAGATGTAAGGAACTCTTTAGTTACTATATGTTTAGTTGCATTAACCTTTACATATATCAGTTTATTGTGCCATTTTTCCAAGTGTATCTCATTTACCAatgttattttacttttattattatttactattttgatttattaattatatttattatttttatcactGTATTACTGTTTTTGATTTTCCTTAAATCATTTATATTACTTCTCTGATCATTTTATGTGTGTGCAGCAGTTTAATGTCTGTACCATTGTGCTTAAATGTTCTATATAATATGTTTACTCGACTTGTATCAACTTAATTTTTACCCAGGTAAGTTTACTCTATAACTAGTACTGCATGATTTCTGGCACAACccttttaaaattactttacttacttaatTACTTTCTTTAAATGGTAAAAATGCATTATTTTGGACATTAATGCAGTTGCTATTGAACCATACCAGTGCATTTGTATAGTTATTGTaaaacatttcatattttcatcaGATTTAAGTAAATAATGTTTCCACATGAAGGTGAACACAACTTTTTAAACAGGGATTTGGGGAAAGGATACTTTTTAACACAGTTAATTATACTtatattcaaaataaaaatgcgtATTTTGCTTATTTATTGTGTAAGTACTGTAAAGTAAGTTATCCTTTGTAGAACACCCAACAAACATTTTGACATATATTAGAAAAAGCATGCAATTAATTGCATGTATTTGCTATTGATACTAGGAAAAAGACTTGTATTTGAGTTATTAGCAAAACTGACTGAGACTCTGCTCAGCCATAATCATTCAGTCTCTTAAACAGCTCTAAAGTGCGTTTCCATGGTAACTTTCTTAAATCTTTGGGTTTTAACATCATTCTGAACTTACTGCATTACAATTTTGTGACTTTTGTCACAGAGCACTCAAGACACGGCATTAGTGGAGATGGCTGGGGATGACATTGATGTGCCAGAGGAGCTTGCAAAAATGGTggatgaggatgaggaggaagaggaggccaaTGACTCTTTCCTCAATAGACTTCAAAACTTGGACATGGACACACTGAAAACCAAGGCCCAGGCAACAATGACGGAGATGAAGCAGAATGCAGAGGAGAAATGTACCCTCATGTGACTACGACTCGTCTAAATCTCAAAGTATAAGATATACAGTGCTCACATCGTACCCAGGCCTTCACACATTACTTTTTACATGAACTGCGACATTTGAAATTAAGTGTCTATTTCACAGataattgcttttatttttcagtcttCATACTCAGACTACAGATTAAAGTGCTTTGTTTATGGAGCGCTTCTCTACATACAGGTGCTTCATGAAATGAGTCGGCCATCTTCACGTCACACTGGTTTTGCTACTTATATACACAGTATGATACTCAGTACGGTCATTTGTATCATATTTAATTTGTCTATCTCTTCATCTGTCTCTGTAAAAAATTCAATAAACATATAAGAGTTCTTATTTCTTATGTTTGTGATATTCATTCAAAAACTCTCTTTAAAGAGGTTAAATTCCCATTAAGGTTAAAGCATTAAGTTCCTAATCTGGATgagtggaggagagagaaaCTCGGGTTATTATGACAAACTAAAAGATTAAAAGATAAAGTACCTGAATGCCCCAAATATTGTTTTCTTTCAACTAACGGCTATCTGCATCATTTTGGTAAATACATTTATCTCGGATGAGATTCACTGCATATTTGGAACTTTATTCGACAGGAATTTGGATTTGCTTTTATCTACAGAAGACATTTTAGGTCACAGAGTATAATCTAGGATTATGGGCCATAGGATTAATCTAGGACCCATATACCTTGTTATCTCTTCTATTAATTGACAATCATCacattatatttttttgttgctgaatacattaaaatgtagtttttaacaCCTCTGTAGACATCCGAAATATCCTTAATTtctgggcaacatgtttttaaatcatttcatTTGGGCAGCGACTGGTTTCATTTTCAAGTCTTTAGACTTAAAATGATCACATTTTGTACAGACTTTTAATAATAAGCACAAAGTGCACATTTACAACCGAACACCATGTGACAGATTAgactttttttcacatttcagcATGAATTGATCACATCTCTCAGCATTTAACCCTCCCTTTCCATCATGTCTGTCATCCCCCTGCTGTTCACCATCCCCCTTTCCCCCTGTAAGCTGACACAGCGCCTTTAAACATTAGCTGCTTTCTTCCTAATGGGATCTCAGGGACTTAAACTGTCATCTGATAAAACTAAGGCGCTTGATAGCTGCGCTGCGCCCTCTTAACCAATTTGTACTCAATTAGGATAATGGGGAAACAAGCAAAGAGGGACAGCTTTAATATATTAATGTGATAAAATGATTATCAGTTTCCCTTGCCTATGACCTGGCTACTATTAGGAGCATCTAGCAGGTGTCATATAAATATGATCTGTTATTAAAGTTGTCCAAACATTAAAGGGCTTTACAAATGGTTTATAATTTATAAGTAGATACCTGccaaaaatgacaaagacagtATAAGAGTCTGAGTTATCAAACGGAACAATTCAGTATGGACTAAAATCCATGTGTATCTTTTTAAGATACACATGGATTTTACATAT harbors:
- the cplx4c gene encoding complexin-4c — protein: MAFLMNQMLGDKLKSFTGGGDEGNGKAGAEGKETAESKGMSREEFEEYQKQMVEEKIQRDKDFATKKAERANLRVALRDKYRLPDSTQDTALVEMAGDDIDVPEELAKMVDEDEEEEEANDSFLNRLQNLDMDTLKTKAQATMTEMKQNAEEKCTLM